From one Idiomarina sp. X4 genomic stretch:
- a CDS encoding GNAT family N-acetyltransferase, which produces MKIVCETKRLTVRQFEFSDAAFVIQLLNDDLFIRFIGDKNVRTQEDAINYLKTGPMASYEQHGFGLNLVFLKERHTPIGMCGLLKRDELESPDLGYAFLPEYSGKGYAREAAENTLKTVMKTCSLDTVVAVTLPDNVRSNKLLETIGFNLKETIEWYGSENNLYEYLG; this is translated from the coding sequence ATGAAAATAGTCTGTGAAACGAAGCGCCTAACTGTCAGGCAGTTTGAGTTCAGCGATGCTGCCTTTGTTATTCAGTTACTCAACGATGACCTATTTATACGGTTCATAGGCGATAAAAACGTTCGTACGCAAGAAGATGCAATTAATTATCTTAAAACGGGACCTATGGCTAGTTATGAGCAGCACGGCTTCGGTCTTAACTTGGTTTTCCTAAAAGAAAGACACACACCAATTGGTATGTGTGGTTTACTGAAACGAGACGAATTGGAAAGTCCGGATTTAGGCTACGCATTTTTGCCTGAATACAGCGGTAAAGGTTATGCGAGAGAGGCTGCGGAAAATACCTTAAAAACTGTTATGAAAACCTGTTCACTCGACACCGTTGTTGCTGTCACCCTTCCTGACAACGTTAGATCAAATAAACTGCTGGAAACTATTGGTTTCAACCTCAAAGAGACAATAGAATGGTACGGTTCTGAGAATAATTTATACGAATACCTAGGCTGA
- a CDS encoding type II toxin-antitoxin system ParD family antitoxin, with protein MPKNTSITLGEHFDEFIANQLKTGRYGSASEVIRSALRLLETQETKVNTLRQLLVEGEESGMAEYDLDSFIDELDSEEK; from the coding sequence ATGCCTAAAAATACTAGCATCACCCTTGGTGAGCATTTCGATGAGTTTATAGCTAATCAACTTAAAACTGGCCGATACGGATCCGCCAGTGAAGTCATTCGATCCGCTCTACGCTTACTCGAAACTCAGGAAACTAAAGTGAATACGCTGCGCCAACTTCTGGTTGAAGGCGAAGAAAGTGGTATGGCTGAGTATGACCTCGACTCGTTTATCGATGAACTTGATAGCGAAGAGAAATAG
- a CDS encoding acyl-CoA dehydrogenase family protein, producing the protein MDFSYSAKTKDYLARLDAFMREYIEPYEDQYQKENYRLNSTPNWREWQVPPRVAELKQLAKEQGLWNLFLPDDELGAGLTTLEYAPLAERMGRSLLAPEVFNCNAPDTGNMEVLYHFGDDPQQEQWLTPLLNGDIRSVFCMTEPDVASSDATNMQTTIVADGSDWVINGRKWWSTGLGHPEAEVAIVMGLTDEDADKHHRHSMVLVPLNTPGVNIERMLPALGEYDAPYGHGEVVFDNVRVPKENIIVGPGAGFKIAQGRLGPGRIHHCMRAIGAAERALELFIERGTSRIAFGEPLLKLGGNSERLADLRVAIDQARLLTLHSAWQIDNVGAMKAIKEISAIKLVAPSVLQKVVDETMQLFGGASMCHDTPLPGLLTVARSLRIADGPDAVHRATIAKTELKQREKQWKGRIND; encoded by the coding sequence ATGGACTTTTCCTACAGTGCGAAAACAAAGGACTACTTGGCGCGGCTTGACGCGTTTATGCGCGAGTATATCGAGCCGTATGAAGACCAGTATCAAAAAGAGAATTATCGGCTGAACAGCACGCCGAACTGGCGCGAGTGGCAGGTGCCGCCGCGGGTGGCGGAGCTTAAACAGTTAGCGAAAGAGCAGGGGCTTTGGAACCTTTTTTTGCCGGACGACGAACTGGGTGCAGGCTTAACAACCTTGGAATACGCGCCGTTAGCCGAGCGTATGGGCCGTAGCCTGTTAGCGCCTGAGGTGTTCAACTGTAACGCGCCCGACACAGGCAATATGGAAGTGCTGTATCATTTTGGTGATGATCCGCAGCAAGAGCAGTGGTTAACACCGCTTTTAAACGGCGACATTCGCTCGGTATTTTGTATGACCGAACCAGATGTCGCGTCCTCCGATGCCACCAATATGCAAACCACCATCGTTGCCGATGGTTCCGACTGGGTTATTAACGGCCGTAAGTGGTGGAGTACCGGTTTAGGCCACCCTGAGGCTGAAGTCGCTATTGTGATGGGGCTGACCGACGAAGACGCTGACAAACATCATCGTCATTCTATGGTCTTGGTACCGCTAAACACCCCGGGCGTTAACATAGAGCGCATGCTGCCCGCGTTAGGTGAATACGACGCGCCCTATGGCCATGGTGAGGTGGTGTTCGACAATGTGCGTGTACCCAAAGAGAACATTATTGTCGGCCCCGGGGCGGGCTTTAAAATTGCGCAGGGGCGTTTAGGCCCGGGGCGTATTCACCATTGCATGCGCGCTATTGGCGCGGCAGAGCGGGCGCTGGAGCTATTCATTGAGCGCGGTACGTCACGCATCGCTTTCGGCGAACCGTTATTGAAGCTGGGCGGCAACAGTGAGCGGTTGGCCGACTTACGTGTCGCGATTGACCAGGCGCGTTTACTGACCCTGCATTCGGCCTGGCAAATTGACAACGTTGGCGCCATGAAAGCTATTAAAGAAATATCAGCCATCAAGCTGGTGGCGCCTAGCGTATTGCAGAAAGTGGTGGATGAAACCATGCAGCTGTTTGGTGGCGCTTCTATGTGTCACGACACACCATTACCGGGCTTACTGACGGTGGCCCGTTCATTACGTATTGCCGATGGACCCGATGCGGTTCACCGTGCGACCATTGCAAAAACAGAATTGAAACAAAGAGAAAAACAGTGGAAAGGGCGTATTAATGACTGA
- a CDS encoding type II toxin-antitoxin system RelE/ParE family toxin, producing the protein MKPFQLTNKAKSDLKEIARFTSRRWGNEQRNVYLKQFDDSFWLLAEGPDIGKACDEIRDGYRKFPQGSHVIFYKQVGNQQIEIMRILHKSMDVAPIFGA; encoded by the coding sequence GTGAAGCCCTTTCAACTCACTAATAAAGCAAAATCTGACTTAAAAGAGATAGCTCGGTTCACCTCACGCCGTTGGGGAAATGAGCAGCGGAATGTTTACCTCAAACAATTCGATGATTCTTTTTGGTTGTTAGCTGAGGGGCCGGATATTGGCAAAGCTTGCGATGAAATCAGAGATGGGTACAGAAAATTCCCCCAAGGAAGTCACGTTATTTTTTATAAACAGGTTGGCAACCAGCAAATTGAGATCATGAGGATACTGCACAAAAGTATGGACGTTGCTCCTATTTTTGGAGCTTAA
- a CDS encoding CopD family protein: MYGSLLLLHILAATIWTGGHIVLAFAILPRVLRERSPQLLLNFESAYEKIGMPALIVQIITGVMLAYRLLPDISQWFNTSNPVAYPIMAKLGLLALTVGFAVSARFRVIPNLSPANLNVMAWHIVSVTVISILFVVVGVSFRTGWFY; this comes from the coding sequence ATGTACGGCTCACTTTTACTACTCCACATTCTTGCGGCAACCATCTGGACAGGCGGACACATTGTTTTGGCTTTCGCTATATTGCCCAGGGTCTTGAGAGAGCGCTCTCCTCAGCTACTTTTAAACTTTGAGTCCGCGTATGAAAAAATAGGCATGCCCGCACTCATTGTTCAGATCATTACCGGGGTAATGCTGGCGTACCGGCTACTGCCAGATATCAGTCAGTGGTTCAATACCAGTAATCCCGTTGCTTATCCGATAATGGCAAAACTGGGATTGCTGGCACTAACGGTTGGTTTTGCCGTTAGCGCAAGGTTTCGAGTCATTCCGAACCTTTCACCTGCGAACCTAAACGTCATGGCGTGGCACATTGTGTCGGTCACGGTTATTTCCATCCTATTCGTTGTTGTCGGTGTGTCGTTTAGGACTGGTTGGTTTTATTGA